The Mycolicibacterium neworleansense sequence AGATGATTGGGCGCGCTGATCAGGTCGAAGAAGAACACGCTCATCGCCGTCAGGATCCGGCCCTTGTCCGGGATCTGCGAGTCGAGGACGTAGTCGTAGGCCGAGATGCGGTCGGTCGCCACGAACAGCAGGTGCTCGTCATCGATGCGGTACAACTCGCGGACTTTGCCGCTGGCCAGGTGCTGGTAGTCGGACAGAGCAGGGCGCATTGGGCCAGCCTATGTGTTGGGATCGGTTTCATGAGATCGCGGTACCTGCCCTATGCCACCAGACCCGGCCGCTTGTTGGCGCAGTTGTTCAGCGACGTGGCCGTCATCACCTGGACCGCCGTGTGGATATTGGTCGGGTTGGCCGTGCATTCCGCGGTGGCGACCATTGCCGAAGTCGGCAGGCAGGTCCAGAACGGCGCCAACGGGGTTGCTGACAACCTGGGCTCCGCTGGTGACAGCACCGACAACGTTCCCCTGATCGGCGACACGTTGAGCAAGCCGCTGCGCGCAGCCAGCGAAGCGGCCCTCGACATCGCCGGGGCGGGCGCCAACCTGGACAGCACGGCGAGCTGGCTGGCCTGGGTGCTGGCCCTGGCGGTGGCCGCCGCGCCGATCCTGTTCGTGATGATGCCGTGGCTGTATCTGCGGGTGCGGTTCTTCCGGCGCAAGTGGACCGCGATCACCCTGGCCTCCACGGCTGCCGGCGAACAACTGCTGGCGCTGCGGGCACTGGCCAACCGGCCGCTGGCCAAGCTGACCGCGGTGACCGATGACCCCGTTGGTGCGTGGCGCAGTCAAGATCAGCAGGCCATTCGCGGCCTGGCGGCCCTGGAGCTGCGTTCGGCCGGCATGCGTTGGCGCCGCATCCAGTGATTTGTGCACCCGGACACTCGGTGAGCGTGTGTGCGCGTGCACAAATCACTGGGGTGGGAACCGGTTGACGGCGCAACCGCGTCCAAACGCATGTGCTTGAGGACTTTCTGCGAGACCAGGACGGGGTGATCACCTTGGCCCAAGCCAAACAGGCAGGGCTGAGCCAGCAGGCAGTGAACCGGCGGGTCCACTCTGGACGCTGGCTGCGCTGTTCACGCGGGGTGTACTTCGCCGACGACCGCCCGTTTACCGAGGCCGCAAGGATCCGCGCCTCCGTCTGGTCACTCGGTCCGCGGGCGACTGCCAGTGGCCTGGCTGCCGCGTGGTGGCACGGCGTGACCAAGTACGCCCCCGACGATGTCGAGGTCACCGTTCCAAGGGTGAGCAACCACTCGCGGCGGCCCGGCATCCGCGCTCGCAGGCGGGACCTCGACCCACGGGACGTCATCGAACGCAGGGGCCTGCGAGTGACCGCACTACCGCTGACCGTGGTCGAGGCCGCCGCCCGCCGAGGCGGCGGCGCCAAGCTCATGGATTCTGCCCTGCAGCGCCACACCGAACTGCGTGACCTGTGGCGGGCGCATCTGCGGAACAAGGGCCGGCACGGCTCCCCCGCCGCCCGGATATTGCTCATCGCCGCCGCCGACGGCGCGCGCTCGGCGGCCGAACGGCTGCTGATCAAGCTGCTCAGAGAAGCCGGCCTCACCGGCTGGAAGGCCAATTACCGCCTCGGCCGGTATGTCATCGACGTGGCTTTTCCGGCTCACAGGCTGGCGATCGAGACCGACGGTTGGGCGTTCCACAGTGATCAGGAGGATTTCCAGAAAGACCGGGTCAAGCAGAACGAAATCGCGTTGACGGGCTGGCAGGTGCTGCGGTTCACCTGGCTGGATCTGACCGAGTATCCGCAGCGGGTGATCGCCGAGGTCCGTTTCGCTATCGAGTGCCGCTCAGGCGCCGCAGCCAGCTTCCGAACGGGTGCCGCACGGTGACCGACCCCATCCGCACGCGGCCGCGCACGATGAGGTGCAGTTGATCTGAGGGCGGGCTGCTGCGCACCTTGACCGTGGCGCTGCCTGCGACAGCGTTGACGCCGTTGACATCTGCGGTCGCCGATGCGGGCACGATCAGCTCGGTCGAGCTGCAGTAATCGTCGAGGAGGACTTCGACTACCGGCCCAGGCAGTACCGCCGAGGTGAAGTCCAGCGTGGTGCTGCACATCCGGCTTTTCACATGCAGGGCGGGGGCCACCCGCCATTGCCCGCGCCGCACGATCGACGACATCCAGCCACGCAGCTCCTCGGGCGGAAGCTGTGCCGCCGGCAGCGTCATCGGCAGGTCCGCCACGACCGCTGACAGTTCGCCACGGGTGCGCGCGGCCAGTGCCGCGTCGTAGCGCTCGCTGAATTCGTCGAGCGTGATCATGCCCTCGGCTACCGCGCGTTCGAGCAGGTGCCCCACCTTCGCGCGTTCGGCGTCTGAGACTCGGAGATGGTCATGTTGGCCTGAGTCCATGTCCCGAGGTTAGGCGAACTCGACGACCATGTGCCGGATGCCGGTGTGCCGGTTGCTGCGGGTCCATTCGACGGGCTTGACCAGCTGAGCCGACGAAAACCGGGACAGCAGTTCCTCGTACAGCACCCGCAACTCCAGCCGGGCCAGATTGGCGCCCAGGCAGTAGTGGATGCCGTAGCCGAAACCCAAGTGCGGGTTGGGCTTACGGGTGATGTCGAAGGTGTCGGCATCGGAGAACACCAGTGAGTCCCGGTTCGCCGACCCTTCCCAGACCTGGACCTTCTGGCCGGGCTCGATGTCGCAGCCGCCCAATGTCACCGCTCGGGTCGCCGTGCGGCGTTTGGACGGTGACGGCGAGGTCCAGCGCACCATCTCCTCGATCGCGGTGGGCAGTTCGGTGAGATCCTCACGCAACAACGCCATCTGTGAAGGGTTTTCGATCAGGGCCAGCAGCCCGCCCGCCACGGCGTTGCGCGTGGTCTCGGCACCGGCGCTGAACAGCAGGCTGAAGAACAGGTACAGCTCCACTTCAGAGAGGGGAAGCAGCGAGTCGTCCAGCTTTGCGTTGGCCACGACCGAGAGCATGTCGTCAGTCGGCTCGGCCCGTTTCTCCGCGATCAACTCGGACCCGTAGGTGTACATCCGCGAGCCGGCCTCCTCGGCCGACAACTGTGCCATGGCCGCCGACCGCGAGCCGCCGAAGTCGAACTGCGGCTCGATCGCCTGGAACAGCCAATGCCGTTCGGATTCAGGCACTCCCAGCAGGATGCAGATCATCTGCATCGGCAGCTCGGCGGCCACGTCGACCAGGAAATCAAACCCCACACCGGGCTCAATCCCGTCGAGCAACCGGCGGGTGCGGGCGCGCAGATCGTCTTCGACCCGCCGGATCATCCGCGGGGTGAGCCCGGAGCTGACCAGTCGACGGATCTCGGCATGTCGCGGGTCGTCCATCATGTTGAGCACCTGCCCGGCGATGGACAGGTCCTGCAGCAGGGTGCCTCCGTAGGGCCGATCTCCGCCGGTCACCGACGAATAGGTCTCCGCATCACGCAGTACCGCAAGGGTTTCGGCGTGGGTGGCCACCGACCAGAAGCCTTCGGCGTCCGGTGTGTGTTCCGTCGGCGGATGCCAGTACACCGGGGCTTCGCGGCGGTGCGCGGCGAACAACTCGTGCGGGAATCCGGCAGCGAAGTTGTCCAGATCGGTGAGGTCGGCCGCCAAACTCACAAGATGGCGCCCGAGGTGTACTTGGCGGCTTCCGGGTAGCGGCTGACGAGTTCGTCGACGGCGGCGACGACTCCGTCGACCTGCGCGCCGGCGGCGCCGGTGAATGCCTGCTTGTCGGCCAGCGCGGCTTCCAGGGCGGCCCGGTCCAGTGGCAGCCGCGGGTCGGCGGCGAGCCGGTCGAGCAGGTCGGGCTCCATCCCGCGCTCACGCATGTCCAGTGCGACGGCGACAGCGTGTTCCTTGATGACCTCGTGCGCGGTTTCCCGGCCGACCCCGGCCCGCACCGCGGCGATCAGGATGCGAGTGGTGGCCAGGAACGGCAGGTAGCGGTCCAGTTCGCGCTGGATGACGGCCGGGTAAGCGCCGAACTCGTCGAGCACGGTCAGGATGGTCTCGGTCTGCCCGTCGAGGGCGAAGAACCCGTCGGGCAGGGCGACGCGGCGCACCACCGAACAGAACACGTCGCCCTCGTTCCACTGCGCCCCGGCCAGTTCGGCGGCCATCGAGGCATAGCCGCGCAGCACCACCTGCAGGCCGTTGACCCGCTCGCAGGAACGGGTGTTCATCTTGTGCGGCATGGCCGAGGAGCCGACCTGACCGGGCGCGAAGCCCTCGGTGACCAGTTCGTGGCCGGCCATCAGCCGGATGGTGTGTGCCAGCGAGGACGGCCCGGCGCCCACCTGCACCAGTGCGGAGAGCACGTCGTGGTCCAGCGAGCGCGGGTAGACCTGCCCGACACTGGTGAAAACTTCTGTGAATCCCAGGAATTGGGCGACCCGACGCTCCAGCTCGGCGAGCTTGGCGGTGTCTCCGTCGAACAGGTCGAGCATGTCCTGGGCCGTGCCCATGGGGCCCTTGATGCCGCGCAGCGGGTAGCGGTCGATCAGCTCACGCAGCCGGGTCAGGGCCACCAGGCTTTCTTCGGCTGCCGAGGCGAACCGCTTGCCCAGCGTGGTGGCCTGGGCGGCAACGTTGTGCGACCGGCCGGCCATCACCACGTCGCGGTAGACGACGGAACGCTCGGCCAGCCGGGCCACCACCGCGACCCCGTGGGCGAACACCAGCTCGAGGGAGCGGCGGATCTGCAGCTGCTCGACGTTCTCGGTGAGGTCGCGGCTGGTCATGCCCTTGTGGATGTGCTCGTGGCCGGCCAGCGCGTTGAATTCTTCGATGCGCGCCTTGACGTCGTGGCGGGTGACGCGTTCGCGCGCGGCGATCGACGGCAGGTCCACGTTCTCCAGGACGCGCTCGTAGTCGTCGACGACGCCGTCTGGCACGGGCACGCCCAGCTCAGCCTGTGCCCGCAGCACGGCGAGCCAGAGTCGGCGTTCGGCGACGATCTTGGCCTCCGGCGACCAGATCGCGACCATTTCGTCGCTGGCGTAGCGGTTGGCCAGAACATTCGGGATCGTCACGAACACACAGCTTACGGCCCGCGCCGGGGTACCAATGAGACAGTGGACGGATGTACTTCGTCGGACTCGACCTCGCGTGGGGCGAGAAGAACCAGACGGGTGTGGCCGCGATCGACTCCGGTGGGCGGGTGCTCCACGTCGGGGTGGCGCAGGACGACGACGAAATCGCGGCGACCATAGAGCCGTACGTCAGCGGCGACTGCCTGGTCGCCATCGACGCGCCCCTCATCGTGGAGAACTCGACGGGCCACCGGCCGTGCGAGCGGGATCTCAACCGCGACTTCCAGCGGTTCGACGCCGGGGCGCGGCCGGCCTTCACCGAGCGTCCGGAGTTCAAGCATCCGCGTGGCGCGCGGATCGCGTCGGCGCTGGGCCTGGACATGGATCCGTCATCGGCGTCGAACCGGCGGGCGATCGAGGTCTACCCGCACCCGGCGAGCATCGTGCTGTTCGGCTTGGACAAGACGCTCAAGTACAAGCGCGGTACCTTCGGCGACCGGCAGCGCGAACTGCTGAAGCTGATGACGTTCATCGAGGAACTCGACACCGCTACGCCTCGGCTGCGGGCGAACCGCAATGTCAACTGGGTGGAGCTGCGTCGGCGGATCGAGGCCGCCACCCGGCCCGGGCAGCTGGACCGCGACGAGGATCCCGTCGACGCGCTGCTGTGCGCCTACATCGCGTTGTACTGGTACCACCGGCCCGAGGACGTGACGATCTACGGCGACTTCGCCTCGGGCTACATCGTGACCCCGTCGCTGCCCGCGGACCGGCTTCCCCGGCCGCGTCCCGCACCGGTGCGCCAGGCCGCACCTTCCAAGGCGGTCGCCGAGTACGCGGCCCGGCGCCCCGACCTGGTGGCCGCCACCGAGCAGTACCTCAAGCTGGTCACCGGACTGCTCGATGAGGCCGGCATCAACTACCTGAGCATCACGGCCCGCACCAAGAGCGTCGATTCGTTCGCCATGAAGGCCAATCGCCGGGCTGTCGACGGCACGCCGATGTACAGCGACCCGCTGGTGGAGATCACCGATCAGGTGGGCTTGCGGGTCATCACCTATCTGCGTGAGGACGTCGACGCGGTGGCCAACCTGCTGGCCGAGGAGATGCGGCTGCTCGACGACCAGGACATGGGTCTGCAGACCGCCCGTCAGGGCCGGTGGGGGTACGCGAGCCGGCATCTGTTGTTCGGGGTCGAGGGCGAGCAGTATCCGGCGTCCATCCAGGTGCGCACCGTCTTGCAGCACGCATGGGCCGAGTTCGAGCACGACGTGCGGTACAAGGGCTCGATACCGGCTGAGCATGTGAGCGAGCTGGACCGCCGCTTCACCTTGGCCGCCGGCCTGCTGGAATTGGCCGACCGTGAGTTCACCGAGATCCGGGAACGGTTGCGGCAGACCATGACCGACGAAGGGGAGGTAGAACCCCCGGGGTTCGCCAGGGACGCGCGCATCCCCACCCCGGTGCTGGCCACCTATCTGGGCAACCGCTTCCCCGACGCCGGCTGGTCACGCACGGACCACTACGGCTGGATCTCGGGTTTGCTGCTCGAACTCGGCATCACCTCACTGGATGCGCTGACGGGCGTGCTGGATTCGGTGGACACCGATGAGATCAACCGGCTGATGGATTACCGGTACCCGCCGGGTGCGGTGCGCCGCCTCGATGACGCGTTGCTGGCCGTGTTCGGTGACCGCTACATCGGGCTGGACGGCAATGCACACCGGATCCCGTTGCTGCAGAACCGGATCGAAAAGCTGCGTAAAGAGCTCTAGGGCGCGTCACTGAGGTGGGTGGGGTCGGTGATGCCCGCCCCGCGAATACCGAGCTGCCGGTTGATCAGCATGGTGATGCCGAACAGTACGACGCCGGTGGCGACGAGCGCCAGGGCGAGGATGTACTGCTCGGGTGGGCGGCCCGATGTCGGCAGCACCAGATACAGCGAGGCGATGAAGCCGATGACCGGCAGTGCCGTCGGAGTCTTGAAGTGCCCGCCCTCTTTTCGGACATCGCGGCGCAGCACCAGGACCGCGACGTTGACCATGGCGAACACCGCGAGCAACAGCAGTGACGTGGTGCCTCCGAGGATCGCAACCGTGTCCCCGCTCGCGAACGCCGACACGTAGAAGATCAGCCCGAAGGCGATGAGCGTGGTGAAGATGATTGCCACCCAGGGGGTGTGCCGCTTCGGATGCACCGACCCGAGCACCGGCGGCAGCACGTGCTGGCGGGCCATCCCGTAGATCAGGCGGCTGGCCATCAGCATGTTGATCAGCGCGGTGTTCGATACGGCGAACATGGAGATGACCGGGAGGATGTTCGCGAACGGCAGCCCTGGCGCTGCGGCCTGCATGACCTTCACCAGCGGGGAGGAATCGGCTTCGGCGAGTTCGCCGACCGGTACCAATGCCACGGCGATCACGGCGACGACGATGTAGACGCAGCCGGCGATACCCAGGCCCGTCAACAACACCTTGGGGAAGATCCGGACCGGATCC is a genomic window containing:
- the purB gene encoding adenylosuccinate lyase yields the protein MTIPNVLANRYASDEMVAIWSPEAKIVAERRLWLAVLRAQAELGVPVPDGVVDDYERVLENVDLPSIAARERVTRHDVKARIEEFNALAGHEHIHKGMTSRDLTENVEQLQIRRSLELVFAHGVAVVARLAERSVVYRDVVMAGRSHNVAAQATTLGKRFASAAEESLVALTRLRELIDRYPLRGIKGPMGTAQDMLDLFDGDTAKLAELERRVAQFLGFTEVFTSVGQVYPRSLDHDVLSALVQVGAGPSSLAHTIRLMAGHELVTEGFAPGQVGSSAMPHKMNTRSCERVNGLQVVLRGYASMAAELAGAQWNEGDVFCSVVRRVALPDGFFALDGQTETILTVLDEFGAYPAVIQRELDRYLPFLATTRILIAAVRAGVGRETAHEVIKEHAVAVALDMRERGMEPDLLDRLAADPRLPLDRAALEAALADKQAFTGAAGAQVDGVVAAVDELVSRYPEAAKYTSGAIL
- a CDS encoding APC family permease — translated: MSQPATAEEPQLKRVMGPGLLLLFVVGDILGTGVYALTGQVAKEVGGAAWLPFLAAFVIATITAFSYLELVTKYPQAAGAALYAHKAFGIQFVTFLVAFIVMCSGITSASTASRFFAISFFDAIEINFDHIFSWQRLGTVALALLFMLLIATVNLRGVSESVKLNVVLTFIEITGLVIVVVVGLWAIVSGVDVDFSRVVAFDTSEEKNAFIAVTAATSLAFFAMVGFEDSVNMAEETKDPVRIFPKVLLTGLGIAGCVYIVVAVIAVALVPVGELAEADSSPLVKVMQAAAPGLPFANILPVISMFAVSNTALINMLMASRLIYGMARQHVLPPVLGSVHPKRHTPWVAIIFTTLIAFGLIFYVSAFASGDTVAILGGTTSLLLLAVFAMVNVAVLVLRRDVRKEGGHFKTPTALPVIGFIASLYLVLPTSGRPPEQYILALALVATGVVLFGITMLINRQLGIRGAGITDPTHLSDAP
- a CDS encoding cytochrome P450 is translated as MAADLTDLDNFAAGFPHELFAAHRREAPVYWHPPTEHTPDAEGFWSVATHAETLAVLRDAETYSSVTGGDRPYGGTLLQDLSIAGQVLNMMDDPRHAEIRRLVSSGLTPRMIRRVEDDLRARTRRLLDGIEPGVGFDFLVDVAAELPMQMICILLGVPESERHWLFQAIEPQFDFGGSRSAAMAQLSAEEAGSRMYTYGSELIAEKRAEPTDDMLSVVANAKLDDSLLPLSEVELYLFFSLLFSAGAETTRNAVAGGLLALIENPSQMALLREDLTELPTAIEEMVRWTSPSPSKRRTATRAVTLGGCDIEPGQKVQVWEGSANRDSLVFSDADTFDITRKPNPHLGFGYGIHYCLGANLARLELRVLYEELLSRFSSAQLVKPVEWTRSNRHTGIRHMVVEFA
- a CDS encoding DUF1707 SHOCT-like domain-containing protein translates to MDSGQHDHLRVSDAERAKVGHLLERAVAEGMITLDEFSERYDAALAARTRGELSAVVADLPMTLPAAQLPPEELRGWMSSIVRRGQWRVAPALHVKSRMCSTTLDFTSAVLPGPVVEVLLDDYCSSTELIVPASATADVNGVNAVAGSATVKVRSSPPSDQLHLIVRGRVRMGSVTVRHPFGSWLRRLSGTR
- the relZ gene encoding bifunctional ribonuclease/(p)ppGpp synthase; this encodes MYFVGLDLAWGEKNQTGVAAIDSGGRVLHVGVAQDDDEIAATIEPYVSGDCLVAIDAPLIVENSTGHRPCERDLNRDFQRFDAGARPAFTERPEFKHPRGARIASALGLDMDPSSASNRRAIEVYPHPASIVLFGLDKTLKYKRGTFGDRQRELLKLMTFIEELDTATPRLRANRNVNWVELRRRIEAATRPGQLDRDEDPVDALLCAYIALYWYHRPEDVTIYGDFASGYIVTPSLPADRLPRPRPAPVRQAAPSKAVAEYAARRPDLVAATEQYLKLVTGLLDEAGINYLSITARTKSVDSFAMKANRRAVDGTPMYSDPLVEITDQVGLRVITYLREDVDAVANLLAEEMRLLDDQDMGLQTARQGRWGYASRHLLFGVEGEQYPASIQVRTVLQHAWAEFEHDVRYKGSIPAEHVSELDRRFTLAAGLLELADREFTEIRERLRQTMTDEGEVEPPGFARDARIPTPVLATYLGNRFPDAGWSRTDHYGWISGLLLELGITSLDALTGVLDSVDTDEINRLMDYRYPPGAVRRLDDALLAVFGDRYIGLDGNAHRIPLLQNRIEKLRKEL
- a CDS encoding type IV toxin-antitoxin system AbiEi family antitoxin domain-containing protein → MLEDFLRDQDGVITLAQAKQAGLSQQAVNRRVHSGRWLRCSRGVYFADDRPFTEAARIRASVWSLGPRATASGLAAAWWHGVTKYAPDDVEVTVPRVSNHSRRPGIRARRRDLDPRDVIERRGLRVTALPLTVVEAAARRGGGAKLMDSALQRHTELRDLWRAHLRNKGRHGSPAARILLIAAADGARSAAERLLIKLLREAGLTGWKANYRLGRYVIDVAFPAHRLAIETDGWAFHSDQEDFQKDRVKQNEIALTGWQVLRFTWLDLTEYPQRVIAEVRFAIECRSGAAASFRTGAAR